GCTTGCTGAGCGTTTTCTATTTTTAATACCTGCACAGAAAATGATTGTAGCGCTTGCTCTGCCGTTTTTAATTGGGTGAGAATATCCTCTAATTTTTCCTGCAACCGGCCCTCTTCATGTTTCCACAATACGGCATTATTTGTGGCTTCAATGCGCAGTAACAACTGCTCTTTTTGGGAGTGTAAAAGTGCGATATCCTCTTCTAATTGTACTTTTTCTGGGCCAGTTAACCTGTCTATTAACTCCGATTGTTGTGCCAGCAACGTAAATTCAGCTTGTACTTCTTTATTACGTTCAAAAATATGCTTGGATATTTGAGCGTAAATTTCTGTTCCCGTTAACTCTTCTAACAATTCAGCGCGATCTTTAGGCGTTGCATTTAAAAAAGCCGCAAAACCTCCTTGGGCTAATAACATCGATTTGGTAAAACGAGAAAAATCTAATCCTGTTAGCTCAACCACCTGCTTTAATACATCACTACTTTTACTGGCTAATACCTTGCCTGATTGCTCTGCGAGCTCACATGTTGGTGCTTGTAATTTACCAGAGCCTTTTTTACGCGCTCGATTTTGCCCCCAAAAAACGCGGTAGGCTTTATCTTTAACACTAAATTCAACCTCCGCCAGACAACTGCCCTCTCCGCGCGTCATCAATTCATTTTTTGCTTGTGTTAATTTATCTAAACGCGGCGTTTGTTGGTACAACGCCAAACAAAGCGCATCTAATATCGTGCTTTTACCGGCTCCGGTTTGGCCTGTTATAACAAATAAACCATTTTCAATAAAAGCGGCACTTTGAAAGTCTATTTTCCAGTGTCCTTTTAACGAATTTAAATTTTCAAATCTTAGTGATAATATTTTCATGATTTAGTCTCAAGATCAGCACATGCTTGCGCAAAAAGTACTTCTAACTTTAATTTCTGAGTCTCATCTAAATTATCTTGCGCATCGAGACGATGCACAAAAAGCTCTTGCGGTGTTAATGTTTCTAAAGTGTCTATGTGCTGCGTCTGCCACTGCTTATTTTCATTGATCATCGGCGCGCTTATTTTTAAAATTTCTAAGGTGCTACCTTCTACTAAATCATTAAGCTGAGTTTGTACATCCGATAAATAAAGCCTATCTTTTAATTTTATCTCCAGCCAGATCGTCACCTTAGGTGTTGCTTCTTTTAATGTTTGTAACTGCTGCTTAATCGATTCTAAATCGCCACTGATAACTTGCAGTTTTTGTGTACACGGAATATCTAACGCGCGTACATCTAATGATTTGTTCAATTCAAATTGCACCATTAATACTTTTTTAGTCTGCTTACTTTCATCAAAACTAAGCGCAATGGGTGAGCCACAATATTGTATATGCTCATTATTTTGTACCTTTTGAGGCCGGTGCAAATGCCCTAGCGCAATATAATCAAACTTTGGAAACAACGAGGCAGGAAAGGCGCTTAATGTGCCAATATAAATTTCACGTACGGAGTCTGAAACCGCGCAACCGAGCGCCGTTAAATGCCCAGTTGCAACAATGGGTAATGAGCCATCATGATCTTTGGCTAATTGGTATATCTTTTGATAGGTTGATTGTATTGCCCGCTGCAAATTCATTTGTTTTTGATCTGCTGAAAGGCCAAATTCGCTATGTACCAGATCGCTGGCCCGTAAGAAAGGTAATGCGCAGACAAGCATCGCATCTTGCTGTTGTTTATCTTTTAAGACGATCAAATGATCGCTTAGATCCTCACTAAGACCTGCTAACACCGAAACATTTAAACATTGTAATAAATTCTTACTTTCGTTTAAGACGGCGACACTGTCATGGTTACCCGAAACGATAATTAACTGAGTACAGCCCGTACGTTGTAATTTCACTATAAAATCACTGTACAACTTTCGAGCATAAGAAGGCGGTGATGTACTATCGAAAATATCTCCCGCTACGATCACTGCATCGACTCCCTCACTAGAAACCGTCTCTATGAGCCAATTTAAAAAGCTAAGGTGCTCACTTTGCCTGCTTTTCATCATAAAGTACTGACCTAAATGCCAATCTGAAGTGTGTAGTATTTTCACGATCGCTCTCTTTTTGCTATTTATGTTTTTTTATACAGTAAGTGTAACTTTTTCTCTTACTGAAAACTGTTTTAAAGAAATGTTTGCCTAAAATAAAATCAAGTTGATTAGCAAACAAGCAAATAAAACAATTTTTACGAATTTTAAGAGAAACTAGTTGACGACAATCACTGTAATCCGCATAATGCGCCCCATCGAAACGGAGATTGGTTAAACAATTTTAGGTTCGATTTTAAGTAAATGGCTACATAGCTCAGCTGGTTAGAGCACATCACTCATAATGATGGGGTCCCAAGTTCAAATCTCGGTGTAGCCACCATTTACTTTATGCGGAAGTGGCGGAATTGGTAGACGCGCTAGATTTAGGTTCTAGTATCGTAAGATGTGAGAGTTCAAGTCTCTCTTTCCGCACCATTTTTATCTTAGATAAAAATGGTGATATATCAGAAAATAATCTAAATAGTTGATTATATGATGATAAGCAGAGATAATAACTCTTAAACATATTATTGGGATATCGCCAAGCGGTAAGGCACCGGGTTTTGATCTCGGCATTCAGAGGTTCAAATCCTCTTATCCCAGCCAAATTCACTGTTTTGCTTTTAGCAAAAGAGTAATACTTGAAGAAGTTTAAACTTAGCGCGTAACGCTTTAAAATTACAGAGACAATGACTCTTAAAAACATTAGAGAAAATAACTCTTAAACATATTATTGGGATATCGCCAAGCGGTAAGGCACCGGGTTTTGATCTCGGCATTCAGAGGTTCAAATCCTCTTATCCCAGCCATGCGGAAGTGGCGGAATTGGTAGACGCGCTAGATTTAGGTTCTAGTATCGTAAGATGTGAGAGTTCAAGTCTCTCTTTCCGCACCATTCTTAGTTTAACTAAGAAGAAAGAACCCGTTAAATCTGGTTTTTTTGTTTAAGTAAATGGCTACATAGCTCAGCTGGTTAGAGCACATCACTCATAATGATGGGGTCCCAAGTTCAAATCTCGGTGTAGCCACCATTACTTAGCTTGAAGAAGTTTAAACTTAGCGCGTAACGCTTTAAAATTACAGAGACAATGACTCTTAAAACATTAGAGAAAATAACTCTTAAACATATTATTGGATATCAACAAATAGTCGGCACTGTAGATTTTAATATAGGATCTCGGTAGATTAAATGATGATAACCAGAGAAAATAACTCTTAAAAATATTGTTGGATATCAACAAATAGTCAGCACTGTAGATTTTAATATAGGATCTCGGTAGATTAAATGATGATAACCAGAGAAAATAACTCTTAAACATATTATTGGGATATCGCCAAGCGGTAAGGCACCGGGTTTTGATCTCGGCATTCAGAGGTTCAAATCCTCTTATCCCAGCCATGCGGAAGTGGCGGAATTGGTAGACGCGCTAGATTTAGGTTCTAGTATCGTAAGATGTGAGAGTTCAAGTCTCTCTTTCCGCACCATTCTTAGTTTACTAAGAAGAATTAACCAGCTGAGGCTGGT
The sequence above is a segment of the Psychromonas sp. CNPT3 genome. Coding sequences within it:
- the sbcD gene encoding exonuclease subunit SbcD, which codes for MKILHTSDWHLGQYFMMKSRQSEHLSFLNWLIETVSSEGVDAVIVAGDIFDSTSPPSYARKLYSDFIVKLQRTGCTQLIIVSGNHDSVAVLNESKNLLQCLNVSVLAGLSEDLSDHLIVLKDKQQQDAMLVCALPFLRASDLVHSEFGLSADQKQMNLQRAIQSTYQKIYQLAKDHDGSLPIVATGHLTALGCAVSDSVREIYIGTLSAFPASLFPKFDYIALGHLHRPQKVQNNEHIQYCGSPIALSFDESKQTKKVLMVQFELNKSLDVRALDIPCTQKLQVISGDLESIKQQLQTLKEATPKVTIWLEIKLKDRLYLSDVQTQLNDLVEGSTLEILKISAPMINENKQWQTQHIDTLETLTPQELFVHRLDAQDNLDETQKLKLEVLFAQACADLETKS